CCAAGTGCTGGCGTACTTAGCGAGATAGTTGTTAACGAAGGCGACCTTGCTCAAGTAGGCGATGTGCTTGCAAGAATTTCTGACGCAGGCTCAGCACCTGTTGCTGAAACACCAGCTCCAGCTGAGGTACCAGCACAAGCACCTGCACCTACTGAACAAGCAGCTCCAGCTCCAGCACCTGTTAGCGAACAGGCACCATCATCTTTTGCACCACCCGTACAGGCTCCAGCCCCCGAACCAGCACAGGCATCTGCACCTGCTCCAGTAACTTTGAGCGAAACAGATGGTTCTAATACTCAAGGTATTTTACTTTCGCCTATCGTGCGAAAAATGGCGAACGATAACTCAATTAACGTTAATTCTATTGCCGGTACAGGCGTTGGTGGACGTATAACAAAAGAAGACGTTGAAAAAGCTATAGCGCAAAAGAGTTCAACACCAGCTCCAGCACCAGAAGCTCCGGCACAGGCACAGACTCCTGCTCCTCAAGCACAGACACCGGCTGCTCCTGCTCAAGCACCAGCTACACAAGCACCACAAGGTCCAGCAGGCCAAGATATAGTCATCCCATTTGATAACTTGCGTAGACGTACTGCTGAACACATGATCCGTTCAAAAGCAATTAGCGCACACGTTTATACTTCTGTTGAAGTAGATTTTGAAAACGTTGCCAACGCTAGAAAAGCTGAAGGTAAAGCTTTTAAAGAAAAAGAAGGCTTCTCTCTTACTTACTTACCATTTATTGTTCGCGCATTAAGTGAAGCATTGCC
Above is a genomic segment from Acidimicrobiia bacterium containing:
- a CDS encoding 2-oxo acid dehydrogenase subunit E2, encoding PSAGVLSEIVVNEGDLAQVGDVLARISDAGSAPVAETPAPAEVPAQAPAPTEQAAPAPAPVSEQAPSSFAPPVQAPAPEPAQASAPAPVTLSETDGSNTQGILLSPIVRKMANDNSINVNSIAGTGVGGRITKEDVEKAIAQKSSTPAPAPEAPAQAQTPAPQAQTPAAPAQAPATQAPQGPAGQDIVIPFDNLRRRTAEHMIRSKAISAHVYTSVEVDFENVANARKAEGKAFKEKEGFSLTYLPFIVRALSEALPDFPNVNASVDGDNLVVHPDFHVGIAVDLDFKGLLVPAVRNAQGKKLRLIAQEIRDLAVRAKSKQLRPDEVIGSTFTISNPGPLGTFMTMPIINQPQVAILATDGIAKKPVVVQDSTGADLIAIHHVGILTLGWDHRAFDGGYAAAFLARVREILQTRDWVAEV